The Solanum pennellii chromosome 11, SPENNV200 genome contains a region encoding:
- the LOC114074766 gene encoding uncharacterized protein LOC114074766, whose translation MRFGKKVKLSPRLIGPFEILSRVVEVAYKLALPPILSAVHPVFHVSMLQKYIPDESHVLSLESLELGPDLTFEEEPIAILDRQVRKLRTKEIASVKVQWKHRSVEEATWETESDMRARYPQLFEAPREIEPDSNFTAEDFRLQVVVYIEKIMKTQRVPITVGGSNSYIEKLV comes from the exons atgaggtttggaaagaaggtcAAGCTTAGCCCTAGGCTCATtggaccttttgagattttgagtcGAGTGGTAGAGGTGGCCTATAAGTTGGCCTTGCCACCTATTTTGTCGGCAGTTCAtcctgttttccatgtctctatgcttcaGAAGTATATTCCGGATGAATCTCATGTGCTTTCACTTGAGTCTTTGGAGTTGGGTCCAGACTTGAcatttgaggaggagcctatagctATTTTGGATAGGCAAGTTCGAAAGCTTAGGACCAAAGAGATTGCTTCAGTGAAGGTGCAATGGAAGCACCGATCAGTGGAAGAGGCAACTTGGGAGACTGAGTCTGACATGCGTGCCAGatatcctcaactttttgaagctCCAC GTGAAATTGAACCAGATTCAAACTTCACAGCTGAAGATTTTCGTTTGCAAGTTGTCgtctatatagaaaaaataatgaagactCAACGTGTTCCAATTACTGTTGGAGGGTCAAATTCGTATATTGAAAAACTTGTTTAA